In Leptospira congkakensis, one DNA window encodes the following:
- a CDS encoding TetR/AcrR family transcriptional regulator: MGKGEDTKSMILDKAVQMASVQGLEGLTIGSLADELGMSKSGLFAKFASKENLQIEVLRVGSELFRRNVVYPALKTKPGLSRLKTAFQMWLSWAHTDDLPGGCLFLSSSSEFDDRPGVVREHLKKTQLSWQKTLRQFVQDAKDCLELDANTNVEKMVQEIWGLILAFHFYNRLLEDKNSEKRTKQSFNELIKRHQYED, translated from the coding sequence ATGGGCAAAGGTGAGGATACAAAATCAATGATTTTGGATAAGGCAGTCCAAATGGCGAGTGTCCAGGGACTGGAAGGGCTTACTATAGGCTCCCTAGCCGATGAATTGGGGATGTCCAAAAGTGGGTTATTTGCCAAATTTGCCTCCAAGGAAAACCTCCAAATCGAAGTGCTCCGAGTGGGAAGTGAACTTTTCCGTAGGAATGTGGTCTACCCCGCCCTAAAAACCAAACCGGGTCTGAGCAGACTCAAAACAGCCTTTCAGATGTGGTTGTCGTGGGCACATACAGATGACCTACCGGGAGGGTGTTTGTTTCTGTCTTCTAGTTCGGAATTTGACGACAGACCCGGGGTTGTCAGAGAGCATTTGAAAAAAACACAACTCAGCTGGCAAAAGACCTTAAGACAATTTGTACAAGATGCGAAAGATTGTTTAGAGTTAGATGCAAATACAAATGTAGAAAAGATGGTGCAAGAAATTTGGGGACTGATCTTAGCCTTTCATTTTTACAACAGGCTTTTGGAAGATAAAAACTCTGAAAAAAGAACCAAACAAAGTTTCAATGAGTTAATCAAAAGACACCAATATGAAGATTAG
- a CDS encoding alpha/beta hydrolase — translation MDTNSTIVRSLNRTYPITMEEKWAFAKRKPKFFGYVAAGYFLSTQKQKPSRKEMDVLALAEQKEFQEKEHRIQYFHWKGEGKTILLVHGWNGHTGNFSRIVPALIEEGYNVIGIDLPGHGFSTGRYSNIVLSAKMVCRLVNEIGNPDYIITHSFGGAVATVAQELGVLADKLIYIAPPLKLEILRKSFSDYYRLSEEEQESMRSILERKVSQPLSSLDLGATGPKMNNSLLVIHDEDDLEIPFSMGLAVSKAWKQSKLIKTKGLGHKMILRTESVKDEILSFLKEV, via the coding sequence ATGGATACAAATAGTACGATCGTTCGTTCTTTAAATAGAACCTATCCCATCACTATGGAAGAAAAATGGGCCTTTGCAAAAAGAAAACCGAAGTTCTTTGGTTATGTGGCTGCTGGGTATTTTTTATCAACACAGAAACAAAAACCATCACGAAAGGAAATGGATGTGTTGGCGCTTGCCGAACAAAAAGAGTTTCAAGAGAAGGAACATCGCATCCAATACTTCCATTGGAAGGGTGAAGGAAAAACCATCCTTCTGGTTCATGGTTGGAATGGTCATACAGGAAATTTTTCAAGAATCGTTCCTGCGTTAATCGAGGAAGGTTATAATGTCATTGGAATTGATTTACCAGGGCATGGATTTTCTACAGGAAGGTATTCGAATATTGTTCTCTCAGCAAAAATGGTGTGTAGACTTGTGAATGAAATCGGTAATCCAGATTATATCATCACACATTCTTTCGGCGGTGCCGTTGCTACCGTAGCACAAGAATTAGGTGTCTTAGCAGATAAGTTAATTTACATTGCCCCTCCTTTAAAATTAGAAATTTTAAGAAAAAGTTTTAGTGATTATTACCGTTTAAGCGAAGAAGAACAAGAATCCATGCGTTCGATTTTGGAAAGAAAAGTTTCACAACCGCTCAGCAGTTTGGATTTGGGGGCCACCGGTCCGAAGATGAATAACTCTCTTCTTGTGATTCATGATGAGGATGATTTAGAAATTCCATTTTCGATGGGACTTGCAGTATCAAAAGCATGGAAACAATCCAAACTCATCAAAACCAAAGGTCTCGGTCACAAAATGATTTTGCGAACCGAGAGTGTGAAAGACGAGATCTTAAGTTTTTTAAAAGAAGTTTAA
- a CDS encoding methyl-accepting chemotaxis protein, with translation MNRGYLVLTIADLWKQGKIIINRIRFGLVLLFLLAMIGAKDEFQPKMFLIHMIGTCTMGFYCAVAYVLEKKTNPPTWFHKSLILLDTLVLGGTIIMDCTLSLKEAQAALANAVVYFIFFFNAIYSGFLGDRKFVLLNSFIGAITSAVALYCAVNIAGIKLSVNPELSRQMGYVGLAGEVMKPIFIMIAGYIVSLLVQLLTKISSLAEIKAHEAEMLLGQTKERNKISANAAVKLESSITNFSNFVSQTSIKLESQAASLEEITAVISELSSSFESNGSSIEEQNNKVQGMVADTEILKETVDQILVQSEHLVEIAEINKKESMSVTEVADQTATHLESIQSSFDQVNEINNIVAEIGEKTNLLALNASIEAARAGDVGKGFAVVANEVSKLAEFTKNNVKRIAVVVKSSKEIIANARNASKETGELAKSQIDRLNQTLVEIQDMNRLYLEQRNTLSAILVELAQIRELSKQISESTKEQLLGQKEASKGIVQLEMEVNEISRASKDLEEHIEMIKDEANKLASMSQS, from the coding sequence ATGAATCGAGGGTATTTAGTGTTAACGATTGCAGATCTTTGGAAACAAGGGAAAATTATTATCAATAGAATCAGGTTTGGACTGGTTCTTTTATTCCTTCTCGCGATGATCGGGGCCAAGGACGAATTCCAACCAAAGATGTTTTTGATCCATATGATCGGAACTTGTACGATGGGATTTTATTGTGCGGTTGCTTATGTTTTAGAAAAAAAAACAAACCCTCCGACTTGGTTTCATAAATCACTCATCTTACTCGATACTTTGGTTCTTGGCGGAACCATCATTATGGATTGTACTTTGAGTTTAAAAGAAGCTCAGGCGGCACTGGCAAACGCTGTGGTTTATTTTATCTTCTTTTTTAATGCCATCTATTCTGGATTTTTAGGCGACCGTAAATTTGTTTTATTAAACTCATTCATTGGTGCGATCACTTCGGCTGTTGCTTTGTATTGTGCCGTTAATATTGCGGGTATTAAACTTTCTGTGAATCCAGAATTGTCTCGGCAAATGGGTTATGTTGGTTTGGCAGGCGAAGTGATGAAACCAATTTTTATTATGATCGCAGGATACATTGTTAGTTTACTTGTCCAACTACTAACAAAGATTAGTTCCCTTGCTGAAATCAAAGCCCATGAAGCAGAAATGTTACTTGGTCAAACCAAAGAAAGAAATAAAATTTCTGCCAATGCTGCCGTCAAATTAGAAAGTTCCATCACAAATTTTAGTAATTTTGTCTCCCAAACATCCATCAAACTAGAATCACAAGCTGCTTCCTTAGAAGAAATCACTGCTGTCATTTCTGAGTTATCTAGTTCTTTTGAATCCAATGGATCTTCTATCGAAGAACAAAATAACAAAGTCCAAGGAATGGTAGCAGATACAGAAATATTAAAAGAAACTGTGGACCAAATTCTTGTACAAAGTGAACACCTTGTTGAAATCGCAGAAATCAACAAAAAAGAAAGTATGTCTGTTACAGAAGTTGCCGACCAAACAGCAACTCATTTGGAATCCATTCAATCGTCTTTTGACCAAGTAAACGAAATCAATAACATCGTTGCAGAAATTGGAGAAAAGACAAACTTACTAGCGTTAAACGCCTCCATTGAAGCTGCGCGAGCGGGAGATGTTGGAAAAGGATTTGCTGTTGTAGCAAATGAAGTGAGTAAACTTGCAGAGTTTACCAAAAACAACGTAAAAAGAATCGCCGTAGTTGTCAAAAGCTCCAAAGAAATCATAGCTAATGCTAGAAATGCTTCTAAAGAAACTGGGGAATTGGCAAAATCTCAAATTGATCGCTTGAACCAAACCCTTGTGGAAATCCAAGATATGAACCGATTGTATTTGGAACAAAGAAATACTTTATCTGCAATTTTAGTAGAATTGGCACAAATCCGAGAACTATCAAAACAAATTTCTGAATCCACCAAAGAGCAGTTACTTGGTCAGAAAGAAGCATCGAAAGGAATTGTCCAACTAGAAATGGAGGTGAACGAAATTAGTCGTGCCTCCAAAGATCTAGAAGAACATATTGAAATGATTAAAGACGAAGCCAATAAACTGGCTTCAATGAGTCAGAGTTAA